A part of Myxococcus landrumus genomic DNA contains:
- a CDS encoding siderophore-interacting protein, with protein sequence MTTSVSEKVFRRGPFPVKFRCLEVLRVTPITPHVVRITLGGEDIEGFHSEGADDHVKVLFPEEGKRRPVIPTMGPTGPVLQPGEKKPDSRDYTPRRFDPVAGELDLDFVLHGSGPASSWAAKARPGDMLGVGGPRGSLFVSNDFDWYLLAGDETAIPAIARRLEELPEGARAIVFIEVADASEEQKFATRANVTLTWLHRNGAEAGSTDLLNQAIRTLDFPPGDYFAWVSGESLAMRPIRDYLLNERGTNKSWVRVTGYWKRGHADHVHDSKN encoded by the coding sequence GTGACGACCAGCGTGTCCGAGAAGGTGTTCCGCCGGGGCCCGTTCCCCGTGAAGTTCCGCTGCCTGGAAGTCCTCCGGGTGACGCCCATCACCCCGCATGTGGTGCGCATCACCCTGGGCGGTGAAGACATCGAGGGCTTTCACAGCGAAGGCGCGGATGACCACGTGAAGGTGCTGTTTCCGGAGGAGGGCAAGCGCCGGCCCGTCATTCCGACGATGGGCCCCACGGGCCCCGTGCTCCAGCCGGGCGAGAAGAAGCCCGACTCGCGCGACTACACGCCCCGCCGCTTCGACCCTGTCGCGGGCGAGCTGGACCTGGACTTCGTCCTCCATGGCTCGGGCCCCGCGTCGTCCTGGGCGGCCAAGGCCAGGCCCGGGGACATGCTGGGCGTGGGCGGGCCTCGCGGCTCGCTCTTCGTGTCGAACGACTTCGACTGGTACCTGCTCGCGGGGGACGAGACGGCCATCCCCGCCATCGCGCGCAGGCTGGAGGAGCTTCCCGAGGGGGCTCGCGCCATCGTCTTCATCGAGGTCGCTGACGCCAGCGAGGAGCAGAAGTTCGCGACGCGCGCCAACGTGACGCTGACCTGGCTGCACCGCAACGGCGCCGAGGCGGGCTCCACGGACCTGCTCAACCAGGCCATCCGCACCCTCGACTTCCCGCCGGGCGACTACTTCGCGTGGGTGTCGGGGGAGTCGCTCGCGATGCGCCCCATCCGCGACTACCTGCTCAACGAGCGCGGGACGAACAAGAGCTGGGTGCGCGTCACCGGCTATTGGAAGCGTGGCCACGCGGACCACGTCCACGACTCCAAGAACTAG
- the mxcL gene encoding myxochelin B biosynthesis transaminase MxcL codes for MDMPIRKHPSLPRPIQGEMKLERSNQLLAEARKTVPGVTQSMMKKPEFFAPGSFPVFLAKGQGALVEDVDGQEYIDFISGLGANMLGHNHPAVVDTIRRHLEEGVLHSLPTPVEVTSIQALLDLVPGAEQARFFKTGADATSAAVRLSRYLTGKERIITVGYNGWHDHFMYDTPGVPAPLASLTTRLPLFTPPDEAVLLSTIEKQASQLAAVVLSIPYNRPLTSGFMQQVRAACTAHGVMFVMDEVVTGFRLAMGGAQEFFGVQADIVCMSKSIAAGMPLSAISGPAKYLSKLADLQVSTTFGGELLTLAVCEAVLKFYKQNSHVQHIANLGRKLREGVNQHAEAVGSPLRVLGYDSVPFFRYSPDMVEHAKLMTPFQGGMARRGVLLRRDVNFISAVHTEEQIQYTVDMAGEVLRSLAKPA; via the coding sequence ATGGACATGCCTATCAGGAAGCATCCCTCCCTTCCCCGTCCCATCCAGGGTGAGATGAAGCTGGAGCGCTCCAACCAGCTCCTCGCCGAGGCGCGCAAGACGGTCCCCGGCGTCACCCAGTCGATGATGAAGAAGCCGGAGTTCTTCGCGCCGGGCTCCTTCCCCGTGTTCCTCGCCAAGGGCCAGGGCGCGCTCGTGGAGGACGTCGACGGCCAGGAGTACATCGACTTCATCAGCGGGCTGGGCGCCAACATGCTGGGCCACAACCACCCCGCGGTGGTGGACACCATCCGCCGGCACCTGGAGGAAGGTGTCCTGCACTCGCTGCCCACGCCCGTGGAGGTCACCTCCATCCAGGCACTGCTGGACCTGGTGCCCGGCGCGGAGCAGGCGCGCTTCTTCAAGACGGGCGCGGATGCCACGTCCGCCGCGGTGCGCCTGTCGCGCTACCTCACCGGCAAGGAGCGCATCATCACCGTCGGCTACAACGGGTGGCATGACCACTTCATGTACGACACCCCGGGCGTGCCCGCGCCGCTCGCGAGCCTGACCACCCGGCTGCCGCTCTTCACGCCTCCGGACGAGGCCGTGCTGCTGTCCACCATCGAGAAGCAGGCCAGCCAACTGGCGGCGGTGGTGCTCTCCATCCCCTACAACCGGCCGCTGACGTCGGGCTTCATGCAGCAGGTGCGCGCCGCGTGCACCGCGCACGGTGTGATGTTCGTGATGGACGAGGTCGTGACGGGCTTCCGTTTGGCCATGGGCGGAGCGCAGGAGTTCTTCGGCGTCCAGGCGGACATCGTGTGCATGTCCAAGAGCATCGCCGCGGGCATGCCGCTGTCGGCCATCTCCGGCCCGGCGAAGTACCTGAGCAAGCTGGCCGACCTCCAGGTGTCGACCACGTTCGGTGGTGAGCTGCTCACGCTGGCCGTGTGCGAGGCCGTGCTGAAGTTCTACAAGCAGAACAGCCACGTGCAGCACATCGCGAACCTGGGCCGCAAGCTGCGCGAGGGCGTCAACCAGCATGCCGAGGCCGTGGGCTCACCGCTGCGCGTGCTGGGCTACGACTCGGTGCCCTTCTTCCGCTACTCGCCGGACATGGTCGAGCACGCGAAGCTGATGACGCCGTTCCAGGGCGGAATGGCGCGCCGGGGCGTCCTGCTGCGCCGCGACGTGAACTTCATCTCCGCGGTCCACACCGAGGAGCAGATTCAATACACCGTGGACATGGCGGGCGAGGTGCTGCGCTCGCTCGCGAAGCCCGCGTAG
- the mxcK gene encoding myxochelin export MFS transporter MxcK, with the protein MNTAAPPRQEKLLTLLLAGVQFSHLLDFMIIMPLGPELIRRFDLTTAQFGALVSAYTLASAAMGVLGLFWLDRFDRKRTLLAVYAGFILATLACGVASSHVALLVARSLAGACAGLMGAVIMAIIADVVPGERRGRAIGTVMSALGLSAVAGVPLGLGLANQFGWRVPFWVIGGLAGVLWLGLLRILPPVKQHLARGTDATQRNPVSTLASPALALGWLLTFCVVFASFLLIPYLGTFMVGNLGLASTDLPWVYLGGGAGTLLAARLVGRFTDRLGAGRMLAWLLAGTVGPHLLFTHLSPAPLSVVTSAFVLFMAVTSTRAIPTIALVSARVPPALRGRFLAVNMAASDGASGLSAWVSGMLITTTPEGALWGFGQVGWMAVAVTALSLCLLWTFNRSALPLKAATT; encoded by the coding sequence GTGAACACCGCCGCTCCGCCCCGTCAGGAGAAGCTGCTGACCCTGCTGCTCGCGGGAGTCCAGTTCAGCCACCTCCTGGACTTCATGATCATCATGCCGCTGGGGCCGGAGCTCATCCGCCGCTTCGACCTCACCACGGCGCAGTTCGGCGCGCTGGTCTCCGCGTACACGCTGGCCTCCGCGGCCATGGGCGTCCTGGGCCTGTTCTGGCTGGACCGCTTCGACCGCAAGCGCACGCTCCTGGCCGTCTACGCGGGCTTCATCCTCGCGACGCTGGCCTGCGGCGTCGCGTCCAGCCACGTCGCGCTCCTCGTGGCCCGCTCGCTCGCGGGGGCCTGCGCGGGCCTCATGGGCGCGGTCATCATGGCCATCATCGCGGACGTCGTCCCAGGCGAGCGCCGGGGACGGGCCATCGGCACGGTGATGTCCGCGCTGGGGCTCTCCGCGGTGGCGGGTGTTCCGTTGGGGCTGGGCCTCGCCAACCAGTTCGGCTGGCGCGTTCCGTTCTGGGTCATCGGCGGACTGGCGGGCGTGTTGTGGCTGGGCCTGCTGCGCATCCTTCCCCCCGTGAAGCAGCACCTGGCGCGCGGCACCGATGCCACCCAGCGCAATCCCGTGTCGACGCTGGCCTCTCCCGCCCTCGCCCTGGGTTGGCTGCTGACGTTCTGCGTGGTGTTCGCCAGCTTCCTGCTCATCCCGTACCTGGGCACCTTCATGGTGGGGAACCTGGGCCTGGCGAGCACGGACCTCCCCTGGGTGTATCTGGGGGGCGGCGCCGGGACGCTCCTCGCGGCGCGACTGGTGGGGCGCTTCACGGACCGCCTGGGCGCGGGGCGAATGCTCGCGTGGCTCCTGGCGGGCACGGTGGGGCCGCACCTGCTCTTCACGCACCTGTCGCCTGCTCCGCTGTCCGTCGTCACGAGCGCGTTCGTCTTGTTCATGGCGGTGACGTCCACGCGCGCCATCCCCACCATCGCGCTGGTCTCCGCGCGAGTGCCTCCCGCGCTGCGCGGGCGCTTCCTCGCCGTCAACATGGCCGCGAGTGACGGCGCCTCCGGCCTCTCCGCCTGGGTGAGCGGCATGCTCATCACCACGACGCCCGAGGGAGCCCTGTGGGGCTTCGGCCAGGTGGGCTGGATGGCGGTGGCGGTGACCGCGCTCTCCCTGTGCCTCTTGTGGACCTTCAACCGAAGCGCACTGCCCTTGAAGGCCGCGACGACCTGA